The DNA segment ATATGCAGTGCCTGGAGAATTTACTGAACGAGGATATTGTATCGGTATCGGATGGTGGCGGTAAAGCCAGGGCGGCCATTAAGCCGGTGCATGGCAGAAAGTCTGTAGCCGCCCTGTTGATGGGCCTTTATACCAAATTTTATGAGGATTCTATTATCGTTGAAGGCTTTGTTAACCAGGAACCAGCTTTGTTTTATTACCAGGGCGACAAATTGGTTACCTGTATTACTTTTGTCCTTACAGCAGGGCAGATCATCCGTACGTTTATCATCAGGAATCCGGATAAACTGAAAAATTTAAATTAATTCCATCAAACTGTCACATCTGAAGTTGTTTTTTTGTCTGTAAGGGATAAAAAAATATCATTATGGAAAGAATTAAAAACAATGAAGTTCCGCAAGGTTTAATGGCGGCATTAAGAGGCGTTCAGGATTATATTGATCAATGTGGCCTTAACCACAACCTGCTTGAATTGATGAACATCCGTATTTCGCAGATCAATGGCTGTGCGTATTGCCTGGATATGCATTCCAAAAAAGCCATGCATTCAGGGGAAACCGTTCAGCGCCTCATTTCTGTATCGGCATGGAGAGAAGCGCCATATTATACACCTGAAGAACGTGCAGTACTTGAATATGCAGAATTGCTAACACGCATGGAGGAAGGATCGGATATTGACCATGCTCATCATGAATTGCTTAAATACTATACAAAATCAGAAATTGCGAACTTTACAGTGGCCATTGCCCAAATGAATTCCTGGAACAGAATTGTTAAATCGACCGGGATTGTTGCAGGAAGTTATACATTGACAAGATGACCGGTTTTTGCATGCCAGGTTATAATTTAAATTGTAAGGTCATATAATAAGTACGCGGATCGGAAGGTAGTATTCCAGGCCCGGGATACCCATCTGCCCTGCGTGTAAAGTATTTTTCGTTCATCAGGTTATTGATGCTGCCCGACAGGGTAAACCACTTCCAGTTGTAACTGGCCGAAAAATCGACAATTTGGTAGGCAGGCACAATACCGTCTACCGCTGTTGGTGTACTTTCTGCATTGGTAGCATCAGAAAAATGTTGTGCTACGTAAGCATATTGTAAACTGGTATTAAATGTTTTATTCCCGAACGATAGCCCTGTACGAAACAATAGTGGTGGTACAAATTCTACTTCTTTATCTTTTATTGCTGTATTATCTGTATGGATATACCGCGCATTTATTAACGAAAAATTGGTATAAGCCATCAGTTTATACTTACTTGCACCTTGAGTAAAAGCCTTTAATAAATCAGCTTCTATCAAACTTTCGAAACCAATATTTCGGCTATCTGCTACGTTTGTTCTTAACCGGTATATCATATTGTTGGCATCGGTGGTAAAAACTGAGCCAATCCTGTCGTTGTATTTAAGATAAAATACACTTAAATCATAATACAGCCAATCTTTTAAATTCCCTCTTACACCACCATCAGCAGTGTAGCCTCTTTCATCTTTCAATAAAGAATCAACCCTTGCATTTTGATTCTGTACCCTTAAATCGGTAAAATTGATTGACCTGTAGTTTTGGGAAATATTGGCATAAAGTTCAATGGTAGGGTGTGGTTTATAAGAAGTGCCTATGCCAAAGAGAACAAATGAGCGTGGGTTGCTTTTGTTGTCGGTTCTTGTCAAATCGGGAACACCAAATTGAAATTGTGTGTAATTTCCTTTAGCGCCGGTATAAATATACTCGAATCGGGCACCGGGGGTAATACTCAATTTACTGGTTATCTGAAAAATGTTCTCCGCAAACAAGGCTAAATTTGTACCCGGAAACCGGAAATCGGACTTATTGGGTTGACTGTTTAAAAAGTTAAAATCAGGTCCTAATCCCGTATCTGCATCGCCCTGTTTTTTAAATGTTAACCCCTTATATGCTCTTGCACCTATGAGTAAACTGCTGGTCTGGTTGTTAAATAAACTGTATTGGTGCAATACCCTGAGTTCTGAACCGTAATTGTCATATTTATCAGCCATCAAATCCCTTGGTGTGCCTTCACCCGGATCAGGGCGATTGATATAGCTTAAAACCCCTAAAGCTTCCCTGCCAGCAGCTAAATGATAGTTTATCCAATTGAGTTTGGTATGCTCGCCGAGCTGGTAATCAAGGCTTAAGTTAAATAAATTCCATTTTACCTTAAACCAGTTTCTAGCCCTTACAGATACTGAAGGATCTGCTTCAAACTGTTCATCGGTTAAGCCTCCTGGTTGTTGTGCCAGGTAGTCCATATGGGTATATTCGGCAGTTAACTTTAGTTTGTTGGTAAAGGCATAATCTAGGTGGGCATAAGCGGTATTTTGGTCAAAGTGACCGTTTGGTCGCCAGCTATCACCCTTTTTATATTGATAAAAAGCATAATAATTTAGTTTTTTTACTTGTCCGCCAACGCTGTTAAAAGAGTTGAAAAAACCAAACGAGCCGAGGGTTTGCCTGCTTGTAAACTCAAGTTGCTTATCTGTAGGACCCTTTTTCATCTTAAAATTAATCATACCGCCAAATTGTGTGCCGTATTGTAAGCTTGCGGCACCCCGTACAATTTCTATTCTATCTAAAGTTTCGGTTGGTGGGGTATAATAGCTTTCTGGATAGCCCAAAGCATCGGCACTAATATCATATCCGTTTTGCCTCATATTAAAGTTTGATACCCTGCTGGGGTTCAGGCCACGACCACCAATACCCAATTGTAGCCCAGCACCATCATACTCCCAGATATTCAGACCGGCAATCCGGGCGTATACCTGCCTTGCATTATTGGTAGCCAGGTTGGCATTGATGTTTTTTAAATTGATGACCTCAGTCTTTTTTCCGGCATAAATTGCAGTTCCTTCTACCTGCATCAGCTTATCGGCAACCCGATCGTTAACCCTGGTGACATCAACTTCATCCAACTGCACAGCTTGTGCTTCCTCAAGCGTTACAACAATATCAATGCTTTTATCTTTTATTTCAACAGTTTGATCAAAGCGCCTGGCTCCCGTAAAGGATACACGGACATGATATTTTCCGGATGGCAGTCCTTTAAAACTAAAGCCACCATTCGCATCACTTATTCTACGCTGATTTACTGTAGTTAAAGTTATGGTTGCACCTTCTGCTGCTGTTTCACGGAATTTAATTTTTCCGGATATTTCCAGTTGCTGTGCACGGATAAAAAAAGGCAGAAGACAAAAAAACAAGATGCCGGTTATTCTCATAAGTCGTGATTTATATTAAATGGCAAGATCCATTTGTAATGTTTAAAACTAAGTTGTTGATCGGCAAGGTTCACCTTGCTGTCAATAAACGGGGCAGACCTCCTGCCGTTCAGCGTTACATAAACTTCGCCATAAACCTGAGGTTTTTTGATTCCTCGCCGCACATAAACATCCGCAAGATAATGTGCGTACTTCAGGATCAGATCGGGCTGGGTACTCATCATTTTTTCCTGTTGCGTGGTCAGGAATTCTGAGTTATTAACTTCGTAACGATTTCCTGTCTGACTATCACGAATGGAGAATATCGCTGTCCCCACCTTTTCCATCAACATCACCCGCCAGGAAAACCGGTACCCCTCTTCAGTCCAGAACAAGGGGCCTGGATAAGCGAGGTATCGCATAGGCAAAACGATCTGAATAAGAAAAAACAAGCCGAAGATCCATAAGCGTTCATTTTGGTAAACCGGCTTAAAAAAAACAGATCTATTCTCAACACCAGAAAAGAGAGGGTTAAAAAAACGGATCAGCTTTAAATGAAAATCCCCACTAAAAAATACCAGGGTACAAACCATCATGATATAAGGGAACATGCCGATAGCCGGAAAAAATATGGCAGTAGCGATGTGAAATATCAGTACCATCAGGTACCCGATAAAACGGGTACGGCGGATCAATAAGAAGAAAACAATAAAAAGATCGTAAGCCGCTCCAAACCAGCTAAAAAAATAAGCCACCCATTCTTCATACATCAATGAACCAATTAAGGGAAGGTGGCTCTTTGTAGGTAGCCATATTTTCATAGGCTGGGCAGCCAGTAACCAGTCTGAATTTAATTTTGCCAATCCTGCAAAAAAATAGACCAGCCCAAGTTGAAGGCGGATAGACCCGACAGTCCACCTTGGAACCTCAGTAACCTTTAAGGCCGGATTAAATTTTACATCAAGAGAAAAAAAACGGCCTGCCGGAAGCCAGATCATTAAAAAACTGACTACGCTTATAAAGTAATAATGGTTAAGATAATAGGTAACATCAATTAACTCTACATAGGTAAACAGCAGAAAGAATGTAACCATTGCGAACCTGTAACAAAAGCCCAATGCAATGAACAATGATGAAACAGCGATGAAAAAGAATACCAGGTGCATGCCAACATTTCCCAAAGGATGGATCCAGTCAAAGCCTATGAATGTAAAATGAAATGTCGGATCAACATATTGTGTGGTGATCCATCCCCTTATCCAGAAACGAATGGTACTTAACAACATCAAGATACCAAACAGCACCCTGAAAGTAACCAGAGGAGCAATAGATGTGGGTGATTTTATCCATTTTATGGCTTTGTTAATCGCCGTCATTATCTACATAAGAAATCTGTACGCCTAATTTAGATACCGCATCTGTTTTAATAAGCCTCAATAAAAGTTGTATTTCTTTGTTTGCATCTTCAATAGCTGGCTTATTGTTTGCTAATGCTGATGATAAGGGGGCCGGAATGGCTTTTAATTTTGAATCAACCACATTAAACTGGTTTAATATTTCGTCTTTTAGCGATGTGTTGCCAAGCGCTGCCAGCAAATCAGCAATTCCTTTACCACTGTTACCACCAGTAAACATATTTTTAAGGCTGTTCATGTTCTCAATGGCCAAATCAAGAGATAGACCGGAATAATAAGCTTCGCAAAGTTCGGGAAATTGAATACCACCAGATTGGGTGCCAAAGGGCCATCCGATGCGTGGACCTTTAAGCATATCCATTTCGTAAGCAAACTGGTTTAGCAGGTAACTAATCGGACTGCCCGAGTTGCTTTGTGTGTTTGCTATAAACTGGCCACGGTAAGTATTTTTCCAGGTTGACAAAGTTTGATCTAAAAGAGATTTTATTCTGTTTAATACATCTTGTACATATTTTTTACGGTTGGTACTATTGGCATCTGTAAATTTTGCAAGGGCATCATTAGCGAAAAATAAATAGTCTAAAGCCGGGAAACCTTGTTGGTGTACGGCCGAGTTTTGCACCAAATTCCAATTGCCGCTGGCAATATTCTCTTCCATTATAGCCAGATCAGTTTTTTCACCAATTTTTTTCATTGTGTTGGCAGGTAGGGTATTGATAAAACCTACCAAAGAATTATCCCGGGAAGGACCAAATTCCAGTACAGAAATACGCTCGATCTGTAAATAAGTATCCTTAAAAACAATTTTTAACGCAGCCTGATTGGTTAAGTTCGGTGTAGCCAGAAAAGCATTTACGGAAGTTTGTAACCCTGTTAATTTTTGCTGTGCCTGCTCGTATGCCGGTATAATTAATTTATCGGCATAATTGGTTAACATTGCTGTTTTATCAAAACCATTTGTTGTTTTATCATCAGCAGGGTTACTTTTTTTAGAGCACGAAATGTAAAAGAGTATCAATAACATTGATAGAACAGCGATTCCCGGTTTATTTATTTTACCCATCATATTTTTTTTAAACTCAAAAACTCTCCGTACTTTATCGTACAGAGAGTTTTAATATTAATATATTTTAGTTGAATATTAAAGGCCGTATGTTGCTTTTAATATTCCCTGAGCTTCAACCAGTTTTGGATAGCCAGGCTCGTTTAACAATGTATAAAAGCTGGTGTTGATGATATCATTCAGCTTTGTGAAATTCGCTGCCGTAAGTTTACTGCTTGCGGGTCTGTATTTAAAAGCAGCGATGAAGCCCCAACCTTCAGATAAGGCATGTAACTTAACACCTGGCAATGCACCTAAACCAAGATCTCCGGTAGTAGGAGAGGTAACATATTCTAATGCAGCAGCAGCAGCTAATTGCTCCCATTTCTCTAAAATAATCTGGATCTGCTCGTCACGTACTTTAACATCTTTGGCACCAATTGCAGCTCTTCCTTTTAAAAAGGCATTAAAAATTACTTCGCCAGCTTTAATACCTTTACCACGTTCGGCCAAATATCCGCCCCAGGCCAAAGGTCTTTCGGCTACCGGAAGTGTATTGGCATAAGTAATAGTAGGATCGTAATTTGCAGGAACTCCCAAATAACCGAATGCTTCATCAAAATGTTGTTTTTGTAGCGCTATGGTAGCATCTGTTTTTACAGCAGTTAACAAATCAACAGCTTGCTTAAACAATAAACTTCCCATTAACCCTTTTGCAATAGCCTGAGTATATTCTACACCTTTCGCATCAACAGCTATTTTACCAGTTGCTGTACGATTAACGAAACCTGCAGTTCCATTGCTGGCAGCAGTAGCTCCTAAAGATTGACTAACGGTAACCAATCCATCAAAATAGGCTTTATAGGTAGGACCATCGGTAATTTTTCCGGCTATATTTACGCCGGAAGTGTTTAACGTAGCATCTGTAAAAGGATTGTTAGTGTTGTTCCAAAAATCGTTTGCCTTTGCAGCGCTTAGAGCTGCAGCACCAGTATTACCGGTTCCTGCATAAGTATTTTGCTCCAGCCACATTCTAACCCTGCTTGTAGAGCTTGCATAATTGGCATCACTAAAATTATAAGTTGTCGGAACATCATAAGGGGGGATATCATCGTTTTTGTCTTTCTTACAAGACGCAAGACCTACTACCACCAGTGCAATGAACATTGAACTTTTAAAGTATTTATTTTTCATTTCTTATTGGATTATGTTATTTTTATAATATTGTTTGTATTAAGTCTAAATAAGTACTAATCTTGCAGCAAAGATGTAAGGAGATTCTAAAGAAGTTCTAAAGAATGAAAAAAAGTATCAAAGCATAAAAAAGAGGTCGGCAGTATGAAGTTATTATTGGTAGAAGATGAACCTGTGCTGGTTGAAGAAATGGAGCAGTACTTCAGGTCACATGGCTTTTCCTGCGACCAGGCAGTGAGTTTTTCGCAGGCCGAGGACAAAATATTGAACAGCCGTTATGATGTAGTGGTGCTTGACATTACCTTACCAGATGGTACAGGTATGGACCTGATTGCCGACATCAGGCAACGGGACGCCGAAACGGGCATCGTGATCCTGTCGGCCCGGAATTCCCTGTCGGATAAGCTGGAGGGACTTGATCTGGGGGCCGATGATTACCTGACCAAACCTTTTTTCCTGGAAGAACTGAGTGCCAGGATCAATGCCCTTTACCGCCGCAAAACCCTCAGGGGTACAGTCGAGATCCTTTTTGATGATTTTACCATTGAACCCCTGGCTAAACTGTTCTTTTATCTTGGTGAGCCAGTTTCGTTAACTAAAAAAGAATTTGAAATGCTGGTTTACTTTGTGGTAAACAAAAACCGTGTATTGAGCAAAGCGTCCATTTCCGAGCATCTGTGGGGCGATCATTTCGATCAGCACGTAAATTTCGATACGCTTTATATGCACCTCACCAATCTGCGAAAAAAATTAACCCGGCTATCGGGTAAACACTATATCAAAACGGTTTATGGGATTGGCTATAAATTTACCTGCTGATGCGGCTGGTATCTAAAATAAGCCTGTACCATTTTCTGCTCAGCGCTGTCGTGTTGGGGCTTGCCGGGATTCTGCTGTTCATTTTCCTTAGAAATGAAATCTCCCGTGAGATAGAAGAACAACTGGAACTTCAGTTAGATATGGTTGCAGAAGAGCTGGGCCGGGGGAAGCAGATTGATTTTCCTTTGGTTACAATCAGAAAAGATAATGAAAAGCTGATGCAGATGCCCAAAATGTTCAAAGATACACTGATCTATGATCATGTGCAGAAAGTAAATGAGGGGTACTATTATTTTGAGGAAAGCAAAAGGATATGGGGAATACCTTATCGGATCAGGGTGATGACTACTTACATAGGCTGGGAAAATTATTCTAAAACCATTGCTATTATTTTCATTTCCATTGCGGTAACCCTGGTTTTAATCGGAACACTTTTCAACTATTTTATCAGCCGGCAGATCTGGAGACCATTTCTGATCAATTTAAAACGTATGAAAGGTTATTCTGTAAGTTCAAAGGAAGAATTGCAGCTTACCCGTACCAATGTAACCGAATTTAAGGAAATGAATATGGTGCTTACCGACCTTGCGGCAAGGGGGAAAAGAGAGTATACAGCACTAAAAGAATTTACCGAAAATGCTTCGCATGAAATACAAACCCCATTGAGCATTTTAAAGGCCAGTCTGGAAAGTATGAGCCAGATTGCGCTTGATGCGAACTTGATTAAGCCGTTGAATGATGCAAAACTGGCAGTTACTCGTTTGAGTAAAGTGAATAAAGGTTTGCTGCTGCTGGCCAAACTGGAAAATAATAGTTTTGCGGATAAGCAAAGCTTGCAACTGGATGAATTGCTGAAGAACAGTTATGAAATGATGGAAGACCTTTTTCAGCATAAAAATCTTTCTGTTAAATTTCAACTGATGGATAAACAGGTATTTGCCAATCTGTTTTTAATGGAGATACTGATTACTAACCTGCTTTCCAATCTTTTGTCGCACACGGCATCAGGTGCAAAAATAGGCATAGTATTAAATGATAAAGAATTTACTTTTTTGAATGAAGGCGCAGTTCTGGCATTTCCCGAATCGAAATTGTTTTCAAGATTCGGCAAGGGGGCACCTGGTTATAAGGGGAATGGCCTGGGTCTTTCCATCGTAAAGCAAATATGTATATTAAATGACTGGCAGGTTGGGTATACTTATCAGGATGGGATGCATGTTTTCAGGGTGCAGTTTTAGCTGTAACCAATAATTCTGGAATGGATTTGCGCAGCAATTTAATTACATTTTTTAGTGCCGGGTTCCGGTTTGATGCTTTCCAGGCCACGTATAGTTCTGTTCTTTGGGGGATGTTTTTAAGTTCAATGAACCTGACGTTCAGGTTGTACCCGTATTGCAGGGAAGTGGGTACAATGGCAAGTCCCATTCCTTCTTCTATCAGTTTGAATATGGTTAAGGCATTTACAGACCGGTGAAAAACTTTGGGGCGAAAGCCATGGTCTTCACAGATACTCGTAATCAGGTCATGGTAAAAAGGACTGTCCTCACTGGAAAAAAATATAAAAGGCTCATTACTGAACTCAGCTATCCCCTTAAAATTAAACTCATTTATGGGATGTTGCTTTGGAAGTACCAAAGAGAAGGTCTCTTGCTGAACCAGGTGCCGGGAAATCCCCTCAGGAAGACGGTGCAGCCGAACGAAACCCAGGTCTAATTTATCCTTTTCCAACAGCTCGATTTGCATTTTATTCGGCATTTCGTCTAAAATGGTCTGTATGCCGGGATATTCCTTATTTAAACCGAGTACCAGTTCCGGGACAATCTTTTGTACTGCCGAACCCAAAAAGCCTATCCGGAGTTCAGTTTCCCTGCCCTGTCCAATGTTATCCAGCTGACGTTTGACGGTTTCGAGGTGGTTGAAAAGAAAATCTACTTCATCTTTTAAATATAAGCCGGCTGCAGTAAGTTCTACTTTTTTCTTGCTGCGGTCAAACAGGGCAACATTGAATATTTCTTCCATCTGCATGATCTGACGGCTAAGGCCAGGCTGGGATATAAACAGTCGCTCTGCGGCCTTTCTGAACTTCAGTTCTTCGGCCAGTACCTGGAAATATTTCAAGTGTCTGAGTTCTATCTGATAACCCATGGTTATTGTTTAATGATGTAAATGGTATTTATACGAATCAAAGATAGGGTTTATCTTTGTGTAAAAGATGGTAAAAATGAGTGCTAAACAGGTTTTTAATTACGGATCAGACTTCCTGACGGCCAGTAAGGCCCTGGAGATCAGCAGGGGTACGATAAGAGGTGTATTAAATCCGGATACCCGCATGAAGGTACAGGAAAGCAGCAGGATAGTGGGCGCAATTGCTTTGGCCGACAAAGCTGTTTACGGCATCAATACAGGCTTTGGTCCGCTGTGTACCACCATGATCTCTGCCGAAGATACCCGTAAATTGCAGGAAAATATTTTAAAGAGCCATGCTGTAGGCATTGGTGAACCCATAGATGAAGAACTCTCGAGATTGATGCTGGTGCTTAAATTGCATGCCCTGGCTATGGGTTATTCGGGTATACAGGAAAATACGCTGGACCGGATCATCTGGCATCTGGAATCCGGGGCGATACCTGTGGTACCTACACAGGGTTCTGTAGGTGCTTCCGGCGATCTGGCACCTTTATCCCATCTTTTTCTTCCTTTAATTGGCCTCGGAAAAGTACATTATAAAGGGAAGATCATTTCAACAGAAAAGCTGTTGAAAGAACAGGGGCTGAAACCCATTGTACTGGCCGCAAAAGAAGGGCTGGCCTTAATCAATGGTACACAATTTATTGCTGCCCATGCAGTAAAAGTGGTTTCCCGTTTTCATAATGTGCTGGCTACAGCAGATATTGTTGCAGCAATGATGCTGGAAGGGTTAATGGGCTCTGCAAGACCTTTTGATGAACAGCTGCACCTGCTGCGGTCATATAAAGGCAACCAGCATGTTGCAGCCAATATCCGCAATTTGCTTACTGGTTCCGAAATTGTAAATGCGCATAGAGATTGTGCAAAAGTACAGGATCCGTATTCGTTGCGCTGTATCCCTCAGGTGCATGGTGCTTCAAGGAACGCATGGTTACATTTAAAAGAAATACTGGAGACAGAGATCAATTCGGTAACAGATAATCCGGTTATTTTTAGCGAAGAGCTGACCATAAGCGGTGGGAATTTTCATGGGCAGCCTATAGCTATGCCCCTGGATTATGCTTGTTTGGCAGCTTCCGAGATGGGCAACATCTCAGATCGCCGGATTTATCTTTCGCTGGAAGGGAATACAGTGGCTGTGCCCAGGCTTTTGATGCGGGAAACGGGACTGAATTCAGGATTTATGATCTTACAATATACTTCGGCTGCTTTGGCAAGTGAAAATAAAGGCCTTTGTTTTCCGGCAAGTGCCGATAGTATTCCTACCTCATTGGGGCAGGAAGACCATGTAAGTATGGGTTCTATTAGTGGGCGTAAGGCACTGCAGGTAATAGAAAATGTAGAAAAAATATTGGGTATAGAGCTTTTTTGTGCTGCGCAGGCCATGGATTATCATGCGCCACTAAAATCGGGAAAGCTCATCAGCGCCATACATGATTTTGTACGTTCAAAAGTTGTTCACCTGGAGCAGGACCAGATCATGTATGAAATGATGCAGACAACCATTGATCTGGTACAATCAGGAACGATCGTAAAGCTGGCCGAAGCTTCTGCGGTTAAAGAACAGCTGATTTACAGTACTGCATTTCAAACACAATTTGAAACATTTTAGCTATGGACTTTAAAGCACAGATCTTACAGGGGATACCAAGGGCACTGCCTAAAAAAAAGGTTTATGATACGCAGGTAAACCACGCGCCTAAAAAAAAGGCCATTTTAACGAAGGAAGAAAAAAAACTTGCTTTACGCAATGCGCTGCGTTATTTCCCGGAAGGCTGGCATGCTGAACTGGCCACTGAGTTTTTAGCAGAACTGGAAACCTACGGACGCATTTATATGTACCGTTTCAGGCCGGATTATGAGATGTATGCCCGGCCAGTACAGGAGTATCCTTTTCAAAGTTTGCATGCTGCCTGTATACAGCTGATGATCCAGAATAATCTTGACCCGTCAATTGCCCAGCATCCGCATGAACTGATCACTTATGGTGGAAATGGCAGTGTTTTTCAAAACTGGGCGCAATACCTGATCACGATGCAATACCTGGCCGGAATGACAGATGGCCAAACCTTAAATATCTATAGCGGTCATCCACAGGGCTTGTTTCCTTCTTCGCCGGCAGCACCACGTGTAGTGGTCACAAATGGCATGATGATCCCGAATTATTCTTCGGCAGACGACCTGGAAAAATACAATGCTTTAGGGGTAACCCAATATGGGCAGATGACGGCTGGTTCGTATATGTATATTGGTCCTCAGGGGATTGTGCATGGTACTACAATTACACTGATGAATGCTTTCAGGAGAAAACTGGGGATGTCAGAAAGCCCGGCAGGCCGGGTTTTTCTTACCGCAGGTTTAGGGGGCATGAGCGGCGCACAACCTAAGGCAGGAAATATCACAGGTTGTATTACAGTATGTGCTGAAATTAATCCTGAAGCGGCAAGAAAAAGGCATCAGCAAGGCTGGGTAGATGAGCTCATTTTCAATTTAGATGCTTTATTGCAAAGGGTAAAAGCAGCAAAGGAAATAAAAGAAACAGTATCGCTGGCTTATATTGGAAATGTGGTAGATGTTTGGGAAGGTTTTGATGCCGCAGGTGTTCTGGTAGAGATCGGATCGGACCAGACTTCGCTCCATAACCCATGGTCTGGCGGCTACTATCCTGCAGGGCTTACTTATGCGGAAGCGAACCAGATGATGGCCGAAGCGCCTGCTCTTTTTAAAGAAAAGGTAGAGGCTTCATTGATCAGGCATGCTGCAGCCGTGAACCGGCATGTAAATAAGGGTACATATTTCTTTGACTATGGGAATGCCTTCCTGCTGGAATGCAGCAGGGCAGGAGCGGATGTAATGGCTGATGATGGCGTAGATTTTAAATATACTTCATATGTAGAAGATATTTTGGGGCCGATGTGTTTTGATTATGGTTTTGGCCCCTTCAGATGGGTGTGTACTTCGGGTGACCCTGAGGATCTGGTAACAACGGACGTGATTGCCATGGAGGTTTTGCAGGAGATCAGGACAGAAGCCCCTGTTGAAATACAGCAGCAGCTGCAGGACAATATAACCTGGATCAGGGAAGCCGGGGCCAACAAGCTGGTGGTGGGTTCCCAGGCCAGGATTTTGTACGCAGATGCTGAAGGCAGGGCCAAAATAGCAGCGGCGTTTAATACCGCTGTTCAGGAAGGCAGGTTAAAAGCACCCATTGTTCTGGGCCGTGATCATCACGACGTGAGCGGCACAGATTCTCCTTTCAGGGAAACGAGTAACATTTACGATGGCAGTCGTTTTACAGCCGATATGGCTATTCAGAACGTTATTGGTGATAGTTTCAGGGGCGCAACCTGGGTGTCGGTCCATAATGGTGGTGGTGTAGGCTGGGGTGAAGTGATTAACGGAGGCTTTGGAATGGTACTGGATGGTACCGCTACAGCTGCTGAAAAACTGAAAAGTATGCTCTTTTTTGATGTAAACAATGGCATAGCAAGACGAAGCTGGGCA comes from the Pedobacter heparinus DSM 2366 genome and includes:
- a CDS encoding carboxymuconolactone decarboxylase family protein, translated to MERIKNNEVPQGLMAALRGVQDYIDQCGLNHNLLELMNIRISQINGCAYCLDMHSKKAMHSGETVQRLISVSAWREAPYYTPEERAVLEYAELLTRMEEGSDIDHAHHELLKYYTKSEIANFTVAIAQMNSWNRIVKSTGIVAGSYTLTR
- a CDS encoding TonB-dependent receptor; protein product: MRITGILFFCLLPFFIRAQQLEISGKIKFRETAAEGATITLTTVNQRRISDANGGFSFKGLPSGKYHVRVSFTGARRFDQTVEIKDKSIDIVVTLEEAQAVQLDEVDVTRVNDRVADKLMQVEGTAIYAGKKTEVINLKNINANLATNNARQVYARIAGLNIWEYDGAGLQLGIGGRGLNPSRVSNFNMRQNGYDISADALGYPESYYTPPTETLDRIEIVRGAASLQYGTQFGGMINFKMKKGPTDKQLEFTSRQTLGSFGFFNSFNSVGGQVKKLNYYAFYQYKKGDSWRPNGHFDQNTAYAHLDYAFTNKLKLTAEYTHMDYLAQQPGGLTDEQFEADPSVSVRARNWFKVKWNLFNLSLDYQLGEHTKLNWINYHLAAGREALGVLSYINRPDPGEGTPRDLMADKYDNYGSELRVLHQYSLFNNQTSSLLIGARAYKGLTFKKQGDADTGLGPDFNFLNSQPNKSDFRFPGTNLALFAENIFQITSKLSITPGARFEYIYTGAKGNYTQFQFGVPDLTRTDNKSNPRSFVLFGIGTSYKPHPTIELYANISQNYRSINFTDLRVQNQNARVDSLLKDERGYTADGGVRGNLKDWLYYDLSVFYLKYNDRIGSVFTTDANNMIYRLRTNVADSRNIGFESLIEADLLKAFTQGASKYKLMAYTNFSLINARYIHTDNTAIKDKEVEFVPPLLFRTGLSFGNKTFNTSLQYAYVAQHFSDATNAESTPTAVDGIVPAYQIVDFSASYNWKWFTLSGSINNLMNEKYFTRRADGYPGPGILPSDPRTYYMTLQFKL
- a CDS encoding HTTM domain-containing protein; translated protein: MTAINKAIKWIKSPTSIAPLVTFRVLFGILMLLSTIRFWIRGWITTQYVDPTFHFTFIGFDWIHPLGNVGMHLVFFFIAVSSLFIALGFCYRFAMVTFFLLFTYVELIDVTYYLNHYYFISVVSFLMIWLPAGRFFSLDVKFNPALKVTEVPRWTVGSIRLQLGLVYFFAGLAKLNSDWLLAAQPMKIWLPTKSHLPLIGSLMYEEWVAYFFSWFGAAYDLFIVFFLLIRRTRFIGYLMVLIFHIATAIFFPAIGMFPYIMMVCTLVFFSGDFHLKLIRFFNPLFSGVENRSVFFKPVYQNERLWIFGLFFLIQIVLPMRYLAYPGPLFWTEEGYRFSWRVMLMEKVGTAIFSIRDSQTGNRYEVNNSEFLTTQQEKMMSTQPDLILKYAHYLADVYVRRGIKKPQVYGEVYVTLNGRRSAPFIDSKVNLADQQLSFKHYKWILPFNINHDL
- a CDS encoding imelysin family protein, with the translated sequence MLLILFYISCSKKSNPADDKTTNGFDKTAMLTNYADKLIIPAYEQAQQKLTGLQTSVNAFLATPNLTNQAALKIVFKDTYLQIERISVLEFGPSRDNSLVGFINTLPANTMKKIGEKTDLAIMEENIASGNWNLVQNSAVHQQGFPALDYLFFANDALAKFTDANSTNRKKYVQDVLNRIKSLLDQTLSTWKNTYRGQFIANTQSNSGSPISYLLNQFAYEMDMLKGPRIGWPFGTQSGGIQFPELCEAYYSGLSLDLAIENMNSLKNMFTGGNSGKGIADLLAALGNTSLKDEILNQFNVVDSKLKAIPAPLSSALANNKPAIEDANKEIQLLLRLIKTDAVSKLGVQISYVDNDGD
- a CDS encoding DUF4856 domain-containing protein; protein product: MKNKYFKSSMFIALVVVGLASCKKDKNDDIPPYDVPTTYNFSDANYASSTSRVRMWLEQNTYAGTGNTGAAALSAAKANDFWNNTNNPFTDATLNTSGVNIAGKITDGPTYKAYFDGLVTVSQSLGATAASNGTAGFVNRTATGKIAVDAKGVEYTQAIAKGLMGSLLFKQAVDLLTAVKTDATIALQKQHFDEAFGYLGVPANYDPTITYANTLPVAERPLAWGGYLAERGKGIKAGEVIFNAFLKGRAAIGAKDVKVRDEQIQIILEKWEQLAAAAALEYVTSPTTGDLGLGALPGVKLHALSEGWGFIAAFKYRPASSKLTAANFTKLNDIINTSFYTLLNEPGYPKLVEAQGILKATYGL
- a CDS encoding response regulator transcription factor, with product MKLLLVEDEPVLVEEMEQYFRSHGFSCDQAVSFSQAEDKILNSRYDVVVLDITLPDGTGMDLIADIRQRDAETGIVILSARNSLSDKLEGLDLGADDYLTKPFFLEELSARINALYRRKTLRGTVEILFDDFTIEPLAKLFFYLGEPVSLTKKEFEMLVYFVVNKNRVLSKASISEHLWGDHFDQHVNFDTLYMHLTNLRKKLTRLSGKHYIKTVYGIGYKFTC